One window from the genome of Pseudomonas sp. L5B5 encodes:
- a CDS encoding IS3 family transposase (programmed frameshift) — protein sequence MSNPRYPEEFKIQAVNQVTEKKLPVAEIAARLGVSTHSLYAWIKRYSKPQEERQQDDDQHAELRRLRAELKRVTEERDILKKGRRVLCQGVRLKYAFIKQRAGDYSIRRLCLTLKVHPSGYYVWLSEPQSVRAKDDQRLLGLIKHSWLESGGVYGYRKIHDDLREVGEDCGRHRVARLMRLEGLRSQTGYRRRPGKYGGKPAVVSPNLLKRQFDVVEPNKVWVTDITYIRTYEGWLYLVVVLDLFSRQVVGWSMKSQMTSDLAIDALLMAVWRRKPKQEVMVHSDQGSQYSSSDWRSFLKANNLAASMSRRGNCHDNAVAESFFQLLKRERIKRKIYTTREDARSDVFDYIEMFYNVKRRHGFNNQLSPVEFEKRYAMSLQGV from the exons ATGAGCAACCCGCGTTATCCCGAAGAATTCAAAATCCAAGCAGTCAATCAAGTGACCGAAAAGAAGCTGCCTGTCGCTGAGATAGCGGCCCGTCTCGGCGTGTCGACGCATAGCCTCTATGCCTGGATAAAGCGTTACAGCAAACCTCAAGAAGAACGGCAGCAGGATGATGATCAGCACGCTGAGCTACGTCGTCTGCGAGCGGAACTCAAGCGCGTCACTGAAGAGCGAGACATATTAAAAA AAGGCCGCCGCGTACTTTGCCAAGGAGTACGGCTGAAGTACGCCTTTATCAAGCAGCGCGCGGGCGATTATTCGATTCGACGGCTTTGCCTGACGCTGAAAGTCCATCCCAGCGGTTATTACGTCTGGCTGTCTGAGCCGCAATCTGTACGCGCCAAAGACGACCAGCGACTGCTGGGTTTGATCAAGCATTCCTGGCTGGAGAGCGGCGGCGTTTACGGCTATCGCAAAATCCACGACGATCTGCGCGAGGTCGGTGAGGATTGTGGTCGTCATCGTGTGGCGAGGCTGATGCGTCTTGAAGGTCTGCGTTCTCAGACAGGTTATCGACGCCGCCCTGGAAAGTACGGCGGTAAGCCAGCGGTCGTCTCACCCAATTTGCTGAAGCGCCAGTTCGATGTTGTGGAACCCAACAAGGTTTGGGTAACCGACATCACGTACATTCGTACGTATGAAGGCTGGTTGTATTTGGTGGTGGTACTGGATCTGTTTTCTCGGCAGGTCGTTGGCTGGTCAATGAAGTCGCAGATGACCAGTGATTTAGCTATTGATGCGTTGTTGATGGCGGTTTGGAGGCGTAAACCGAAGCAAGAGGTGATGGTTCATTCCGACCAAGGCAGCCAGTACAGCAGCTCCGATTGGCGCAGCTTTTTGAAGGCTAACAATTTGGCTGCCAGCATGAGTCGCCGAGGCAACTGTCATGACAACGCCGTGGCCGAGAGTTTTTTCCAGCTTCTGAAACGGGAACGGATCAAGCGAAAAATCTACACCACGCGGGAAGATGCTCGGAGTGATGTATTTGATTACATCGAGATGTTCTACAACGTAAAACGCCGCCATGGTTTCAACAATCAGCTGTCACCGGTAGAGTTTGAAAAGCGTTACGCAATGAGCTTGCAAGGTGTCTAG